A genomic stretch from Halobaculum rubrum includes:
- a CDS encoding M48 family metalloprotease translates to MDRTDTALARIGRRSTDVGVELSSEISHPDKNSTVATGVDRTRFITRYYRWTVQRDETGITATQERYLPAWGRYLEAVVSMMIAVVTIGMWLFDVGYGGNQVASAGIVGFTLSLFVYFGFVLVANHGPDPFDDVDGTSQPVPVPMLTRILSLGSPVVPAFVVVEFWPVVFGGQPPPLFAQAGYVASTLLAVLCATAILWFHHDFPGIPDFSVQLPAGGAEYVLVTSMSTVPVAVVYLWAERLVSLSIGSMVGFLVVTEGAAFAAVVALSTNNTELVDAFRRGGLRYVPSRRVHLVTVVLGSGGGLVAGSLTVLTVPHVQVVVAAARAEPTPLLVAVAVVMVLAFLPGLYIWAGLLAQVAGMCVAIARLLWLGRRGRPASPSVRSAVSVPVRVVPGGGALATAVSLGPVTWVLLGEELVKSLDEDPLAAIAAHEYAHAAVYRDTLLALLAPFVATSLFVGQSAVLGLLNYQTREFRADRYAAKVTSPTAVVTALHDASTLSENEFAGTGPSDGTSLLPTPALARRRATWSPFSPTFDSVCVAEAHPSLSDRIAAVREQQNADRAAEDLSTA, encoded by the coding sequence GTGGACAGAACGGACACGGCGTTGGCTCGGATCGGTCGACGGTCGACGGATGTCGGCGTCGAACTCTCTTCGGAGATCTCGCACCCTGATAAGAACTCGACCGTCGCCACGGGCGTTGACCGAACCCGATTCATCACGAGGTACTACCGGTGGACGGTCCAGCGAGATGAGACGGGTATCACCGCCACCCAAGAGCGGTATCTCCCCGCGTGGGGTCGATACCTCGAGGCGGTCGTCTCGATGATGATCGCGGTCGTGACGATCGGAATGTGGCTCTTCGACGTCGGATACGGGGGGAACCAGGTGGCGAGTGCGGGGATAGTCGGATTCACTCTGTCGTTGTTCGTGTACTTCGGGTTCGTGCTCGTGGCGAACCACGGACCGGATCCGTTCGACGACGTCGACGGGACCTCCCAGCCAGTCCCGGTCCCGATGCTCACGCGGATCCTCTCACTCGGGTCTCCTGTCGTCCCTGCGTTCGTTGTCGTCGAGTTCTGGCCGGTCGTCTTCGGAGGCCAGCCCCCACCGTTGTTCGCGCAGGCGGGGTATGTCGCCTCGACTTTACTCGCCGTACTCTGTGCCACCGCGATACTCTGGTTCCACCACGACTTCCCCGGTATCCCGGATTTCTCGGTCCAACTGCCGGCGGGGGGAGCGGAGTACGTGTTGGTGACATCGATGTCGACGGTCCCGGTGGCAGTCGTCTACCTCTGGGCCGAGCGACTCGTCTCACTCTCGATAGGCTCGATGGTCGGGTTTCTCGTCGTCACTGAGGGCGCCGCCTTTGCGGCGGTTGTCGCCCTTTCGACCAACAACACGGAGCTCGTCGATGCGTTTCGCCGCGGAGGTCTCCGGTACGTCCCCTCCCGGCGGGTCCATCTAGTGACGGTTGTCCTTGGGTCGGGGGGCGGCTTGGTGGCGGGCTCGCTGACCGTGCTGACAGTCCCGCACGTGCAGGTGGTGGTGGCAGCTGCGCGTGCAGAGCCCACACCACTGCTTGTCGCCGTAGCGGTCGTGATGGTCCTCGCGTTCTTGCCCGGACTCTACATCTGGGCGGGGCTACTCGCGCAGGTCGCCGGGATGTGCGTCGCGATCGCCCGGCTCCTGTGGCTCGGACGTCGTGGACGGCCCGCATCTCCGTCGGTACGCTCCGCCGTGTCGGTCCCCGTTCGCGTCGTCCCGGGCGGTGGAGCTCTCGCCACCGCGGTCTCGCTCGGCCCGGTGACGTGGGTACTGCTGGGCGAGGAGTTGGTGAAGAGCCTCGATGAGGACCCGCTCGCGGCGATCGCGGCCCACGAGTACGCTCACGCTGCAGTGTACCGTGACACCCTGCTCGCCCTCCTCGCCCCGTTCGTCGCGACATCCCTCTTCGTCGGGCAGAGTGCCGTCCTCGGACTGTTGAACTATCAGACCCGGGAGTTCCGTGCTGACAGGTACGCCGCCAAGGTGACGTCTCCGACAGCTGTCGTCACGGCGTTGCACGACGCATCGACACTGTCGGAAAACGAGTTTGCGGGCACCGGACCAAGTGACGGGACGAGTCTGCTCCCGACACCGGCGTTGGCACGGCGCCGGGCAACCTGGAGTCCGTTCAGCCCGACGTTCGACTCGGTCTGTGTCGCCGAGGCCCATCCGTCCCTGTCTGACCGGATCGCTGCAGTTCGCGAACAACAAAACGCAGATCGCGCCGCTGAGGATCTTTCAACGGCGTGA
- a CDS encoding pyridoxal phosphate-dependent aminotransferase produces the protein MSNSTNLIGDWFDGTGSGIGHGSTTETDLSLGDTDVTPPQAFRDPSSVFSGRAATPHKYTDDVIGREDTRDAIAREWLQNERLEEPIPVEHTDDGAPAIVVTAGGQAAIHHSINAALSSEGAALLIEPHYPYHANSVRMFDESDRIVTIEAHAHEQFQPPVERVRRAIHEHPIEVLVICSPANPTGAVYDHEWLERVAALAVDEDLAVVSDEVYAFLTYEDHSHRSIATFPGMSERTLVVGSFSKVFGISGWRLGFVRCPTGFVEPLEQLTDNVAMQSVTPGQVLLEAVLAGDDPMQRADAAVERYHRRMEALVAPLEASPKVTVHRPAGGFYLLPTVAAPLREDPESLAGYDRASEARGDAPVSAGDCLYWHLIDAADVEGVPGRVFGDAAVNAVRFSFGGTPRSKLEVAADRISDALASF, from the coding sequence ATGTCGAACAGCACCAATCTGATCGGCGACTGGTTCGATGGCACCGGCTCGGGAATCGGACACGGATCGACGACGGAGACCGACCTCTCACTCGGTGACACCGACGTGACGCCTCCGCAGGCGTTTCGTGACCCGTCCTCGGTGTTCAGCGGACGAGCGGCGACGCCGCATAAATACACCGACGACGTGATCGGTCGAGAGGACACCCGTGATGCGATCGCCCGCGAGTGGCTCCAAAACGAGCGACTTGAAGAGCCCATCCCCGTCGAACACACCGACGACGGTGCGCCCGCGATCGTTGTTACGGCGGGTGGACAGGCGGCTATCCACCACTCGATCAACGCCGCGCTGTCGTCGGAGGGGGCGGCACTGCTGATTGAGCCGCACTACCCGTACCATGCGAACTCGGTTCGCATGTTCGACGAGAGCGACCGGATCGTGACGATCGAGGCGCACGCACACGAGCAGTTCCAACCCCCCGTCGAACGGGTCAGGCGAGCGATTCACGAGCACCCGATCGAGGTACTCGTGATCTGCTCGCCCGCGAACCCGACCGGGGCGGTGTACGATCACGAGTGGCTGGAACGGGTCGCCGCGCTGGCTGTCGATGAGGACCTCGCGGTCGTCTCCGACGAGGTGTACGCGTTCCTCACGTACGAGGATCACTCTCACCGGAGTATCGCCACGTTCCCGGGCATGTCCGAGCGGACGCTGGTCGTGGGGAGTTTCAGTAAGGTGTTCGGCATCAGCGGGTGGCGCCTCGGGTTCGTCCGCTGTCCGACGGGGTTCGTCGAGCCGCTCGAGCAGCTGACCGACAACGTCGCGATGCAGTCGGTGACGCCGGGACAGGTGCTGCTCGAGGCGGTGCTCGCCGGGGACGACCCAATGCAGCGGGCTGATGCCGCGGTCGAGCGCTACCACCGACGGATGGAGGCGCTGGTCGCGCCGCTCGAAGCGTCGCCGAAGGTGACGGTTCATCGACCCGCTGGTGGGTTCTACCTCCTGCCCACCGTCGCGGCGCCCCTTCGCGAAGACCCGGAATCGCTGGCCGGGTACGACCGGGCCAGCGAGGCCCGGGGAGATGCTCCCGTCTCGGCTGGTGACTGTCTGTACTGGCACCTGATCGACGCCGCCGATGTCGAGGGCGTGCCCGGTCGTGTCTTCGGTGATGCCGCGGTTAACGCGGTTCGGTTCTCGTTCGGCGGCACCCCGCGGTCGAAACTCGAGGTGGCGGCCGACCGCATCAGTGACGCGCTCGCGTCCTTCTAA